One window of Thermoplasma sp. Kam2015 genomic DNA carries:
- a CDS encoding 50S ribosomal protein L32e: MNRSLDENQRRLLKIKNLMARKRVEFHRQEWFRYKKLGDAWRKPRGKHSKLREHLARRPPVVDAGFRSPAAVRGMHPSGYHEVLVHNVKELEAIDPKYQAVRIASSVGSRKRQEIMKRSEELNLKVLNGR; the protein is encoded by the coding sequence ATGAACAGATCACTTGATGAGAATCAGCGCAGATTGCTAAAGATCAAGAATTTGATGGCCAGAAAGAGAGTGGAGTTCCACCGGCAGGAATGGTTCAGGTACAAGAAGCTCGGTGATGCATGGCGGAAACCCAGGGGAAAACACTCAAAATTGAGAGAGCATCTTGCAAGAAGGCCACCCGTCGTTGATGCTGGATTCAGATCTCCCGCTGCAGTCAGGGGCATGCATCCATCAGGATACCATGAGGTGCTGGTGCACAACGTTAAAGAACTGGAGGCCATAGACCCCAAGTATCAGGCAGTAAGGATAGCATCAAGCGTTGGCTCCCGCAAGAGGCAGGAAATAATGAAAAGGTCGGAAGAGCTCAACCTTAAGGTGCTCAACGGAAGGTGA
- a CDS encoding adenylate kinase yields MRSVITGVAGVGKTTVLDIVSKQTGIKIVNYGTLMFELAKKRGLVENRDQMRKLSREIQIDLQKNAGTEIGKMNDVIVDTHMSIKTPFGYLPGLPEWVLREINASVYIIIEAPPDLILKRRQNDPTRSRDEDSLESIREHQEINRAFAAAYSIFSGATVKIITNEEGKPDKAAQDIIKVIAVD; encoded by the coding sequence ATGCGATCAGTAATTACTGGTGTGGCAGGGGTTGGTAAGACCACTGTGCTGGACATAGTGAGCAAGCAAACCGGGATAAAGATAGTGAATTACGGCACCCTCATGTTTGAGCTGGCAAAAAAGAGAGGCCTGGTCGAGAACAGGGATCAGATGCGCAAGCTATCGAGGGAAATTCAGATAGACCTGCAAAAGAATGCTGGTACTGAGATAGGCAAGATGAATGACGTAATAGTTGACACACATATGTCCATCAAAACGCCATTCGGATATCTACCAGGATTACCAGAATGGGTGCTTAGAGAGATAAATGCATCCGTGTATATCATAATTGAGGCACCCCCAGATCTGATCCTTAAGAGAAGACAGAACGATCCAACGAGATCCAGGGACGAAGACTCTCTGGAGAGCATAAGGGAGCATCAGGAGATCAACAGGGCATTTGCTGCAGCATATTCCATCTTCAGCGGAGCTACCGTAAAGATAATCACTAACGAAGAAGGAAAACCAGATAAAGCAGCTCAGGATATAATAAAGGTGATAGCAGTTGACTGA
- a CDS encoding 50S ribosomal protein L19e: MRSDSVKRIVADMKGVGVSRVYIDTNKVDRVMEAATRQDIMALMKQDVIKIKQKKGISNGRLKKRIKQLSKDRRRGPGSIRGTRYARYPRKERWIDTIRALRDELRTLKNDGKITKETYRKYYRFIKSGSIRSRSQLLSHLKSAGLVGE; this comes from the coding sequence ATGAGATCAGACAGTGTGAAGAGAATTGTGGCCGATATGAAAGGTGTCGGTGTTTCCAGGGTATACATCGATACAAATAAGGTTGACAGAGTGATGGAAGCTGCCACAAGGCAGGATATAATGGCCCTGATGAAGCAGGATGTTATAAAGATCAAGCAGAAGAAAGGAATATCCAATGGAAGACTGAAGAAGAGGATAAAGCAACTATCCAAGGACAGGAGAAGAGGTCCAGGTTCCATCAGGGGAACGAGGTACGCAAGATATCCACGCAAGGAGCGCTGGATAGACACGATAAGGGCCCTCAGGGATGAACTCAGAACCCTCAAGAATGATGGAAAAATAACAAAAGAAACCTACAGGAAGTACTACAGATTCATAAAGAGCGGATCTATAAGATCCAGATCTCAGCTTCTGTCCCATCTTAAAAGTGCAGGTTTAGTTGGTGAGTGA
- the purF gene encoding amidophosphoribosyltransferase translates to MDSLPQGSDPIDGQKPSEDCAVVGFKGRINAYDPIITALRTLQHRGQESAGMAVFDGKRTVLKKGRGLVTDVFNPSMDNIQGKVGVGHTRYSTAGSKDVTDAGPFVINSQVGFISLSHNGEIVNAEELKDEMKREGVNFQSDSDTEVLLAELSRNISKYGLKQGFEVSMNTLRGAYACAVGINDRLFAMRDPNGIRPLVIGKNSDGYIIASESCAIDALEGTLIRNVEPGEVVELTEDGPKTIALHSGEKRAHCMFEYVYFSRPDSTIDGINVYMARVKMGMMLAEESPVQADLVIPVPDSGRSQAIGYSMQSGIPYAEGLMKNRYSERTFIMPTQSDRKSAVRLKLNPVREVISGKKVVLVDDSIVRGNTMRFIVSLMRKYGAREVHVRIGSPHIVAPCYFGVDMKTKDQFIARGKTDEEINREIGADSLAFLSIDGLKKAIGLDENHLCLGCLTGIYPIDISKKIAEKITQY, encoded by the coding sequence GTGGATTCCCTGCCCCAAGGATCAGATCCTATAGATGGGCAAAAGCCAAGTGAAGACTGTGCAGTTGTTGGGTTCAAGGGCAGGATAAATGCCTATGATCCCATAATAACTGCGCTTCGTACATTGCAGCATAGAGGTCAGGAATCCGCCGGTATGGCAGTTTTTGATGGAAAGAGAACTGTACTTAAAAAAGGTCGAGGTTTAGTAACCGATGTTTTCAATCCTTCAATGGATAACATTCAGGGCAAGGTGGGTGTTGGCCACACAAGATATTCGACCGCAGGTTCCAAGGATGTGACAGACGCCGGTCCATTTGTGATAAACTCCCAGGTTGGGTTCATCTCATTATCTCACAATGGAGAGATAGTCAATGCGGAAGAGCTCAAAGATGAGATGAAAAGGGAAGGTGTCAATTTCCAGAGTGATTCTGATACAGAAGTTCTCCTAGCAGAACTGTCAAGAAACATATCAAAATACGGACTGAAGCAGGGCTTCGAGGTATCAATGAACACGCTGCGAGGCGCCTACGCGTGCGCAGTTGGAATAAACGACAGACTCTTTGCCATGCGAGATCCCAATGGAATAAGGCCCCTTGTCATAGGAAAGAACTCCGACGGCTACATAATTGCCAGTGAGAGCTGCGCGATCGACGCTCTTGAGGGTACGCTGATAAGAAATGTTGAACCTGGAGAGGTTGTAGAGCTCACCGAAGATGGCCCGAAGACAATAGCGCTGCATAGCGGAGAGAAAAGAGCGCACTGTATGTTCGAATATGTCTATTTCTCGAGGCCAGACAGTACCATAGACGGAATAAATGTGTACATGGCCAGAGTGAAGATGGGGATGATGCTTGCTGAGGAAAGCCCGGTGCAGGCCGATCTCGTAATTCCTGTTCCAGATTCTGGAAGATCACAGGCCATAGGCTATTCCATGCAGTCAGGCATCCCTTATGCTGAGGGCCTTATGAAGAACAGGTACTCCGAGAGGACGTTCATAATGCCGACGCAAAGCGACAGAAAGTCCGCTGTCAGGTTGAAGCTGAATCCTGTGAGAGAGGTCATAAGCGGAAAGAAGGTTGTGCTGGTTGATGACAGCATAGTGAGGGGCAACACCATGCGGTTCATAGTCAGCCTGATGAGGAAGTATGGCGCCAGAGAGGTTCATGTTCGCATAGGTTCACCTCACATCGTTGCGCCTTGCTATTTCGGAGTTGATATGAAGACAAAGGATCAGTTCATAGCTCGCGGAAAGACTGACGAGGAAATAAACAGGGAGATAGGAGCAGATTCCTTGGCATTCCTCTCAATCGATGGACTGAAAAAAGCCATAGGTTTGGATGAAAACCATCTCTGCCTTGGATGCTTAACAGGCATATATCCAATAGATATCTCAAAGAAGATAGCAGAAAAGATCACGCAGTATTAG
- the cmk gene encoding (d)CMP kinase, with protein MRITIAGKIGSGKSTVSKELSKITGYTVYSSGTFFRETAKKMGMSIEDFNIYSETHPEADYYTDETQKALMMQNDNIIVEGRLAGWISYMNGITAFRVFLYATYYTRLVRFAGRENIDIDSARSLMDKRERSEKERYRKLYGIDIDDLSIYDIVVNTEFMKPNEIAVHIANRIDEMSRKEIFTPRLS; from the coding sequence ATGAGGATAACAATTGCCGGAAAGATAGGCAGCGGAAAATCAACTGTGAGCAAGGAGCTCTCAAAGATAACCGGTTATACTGTATACTCATCGGGAACATTTTTCAGAGAAACTGCAAAGAAGATGGGCATGAGCATAGAGGACTTCAATATTTATTCAGAAACGCATCCTGAGGCGGATTACTATACAGATGAGACTCAGAAAGCCCTCATGATGCAGAACGATAACATAATTGTGGAGGGGCGTCTGGCAGGCTGGATATCATATATGAACGGTATAACAGCGTTCAGGGTATTTCTCTATGCTACCTATTATACAAGGCTTGTACGCTTTGCCGGGAGAGAAAATATAGATATAGACAGTGCCAGAAGCCTCATGGATAAGCGGGAAAGATCGGAGAAGGAGAGATACAGGAAACTATACGGTATAGACATAGACGATCTATCGATATACGATATAGTGGTGAACACCGAATTTATGAAGCCTAATGAAATAGCCGTTCATATAGCAAATAGGATAGATGAGATGTCAAGGAAGGAGATATTTACTCCAAGGTTAAGCTGA
- a CDS encoding 30S ribosomal protein S5, producing MSDEWIPKTQLGKLVASGQIKTMGEALRSKLPLKEYEIVDYLLPNLKDEVIDIKRAQRMTDSGRRMTYSITVVVGNGDGYVGLGIGRSKEAAPAIRKALINAKLNIMEIRRGCGSWECGCGRAHTLPFLVQGKSGSVRITLKPAPRGVGLAVGDVARTILSIAGIEDAWGFASGHTKTTVNYALAVYNALKETSKVRINPGIVLSTPIYSGSVINVSGHKD from the coding sequence ATGAGTGATGAATGGATTCCTAAGACACAGCTGGGTAAGCTTGTGGCATCTGGTCAAATAAAGACCATGGGGGAAGCCCTCAGGAGCAAGCTTCCGCTGAAGGAGTACGAGATAGTAGACTATCTGCTCCCTAACCTTAAGGATGAGGTTATAGATATCAAAAGGGCGCAGAGGATGACCGACTCCGGAAGAAGGATGACTTATTCGATAACCGTTGTTGTGGGCAACGGAGATGGATACGTTGGCCTTGGAATAGGAAGGTCCAAGGAGGCTGCTCCGGCAATCAGAAAGGCGCTGATCAATGCGAAGCTCAATATAATGGAGATAAGGAGGGGTTGCGGTTCCTGGGAATGTGGATGCGGTAGAGCGCACACCTTGCCATTTCTGGTTCAGGGCAAATCAGGATCCGTCAGGATAACGCTGAAACCTGCTCCGAGAGGCGTCGGGCTTGCGGTTGGCGATGTTGCAAGAACTATACTCAGCATCGCAGGCATAGAGGACGCATGGGGGTTCGCGTCCGGTCACACCAAGACAACGGTGAATTATGCTCTAGCGGTATATAACGCGCTGAAGGAAACGTCAAAGGTCAGAATCAATCCTGGCATTGTATTGTCGACACCTATATATTCGGGGAGTGTTATAAATGTTAGCGGCCATAAGGATTAG
- a CDS encoding 50S ribosomal protein L30, giving the protein MLAAIRIRGRTGIKQDIADTAHLMRLNRINHLVLLNEDEVVKGMLQKVKDYVTWGEIDVDTLEILLKNRLLFKGRRHLTEEELKEKTGFASYRDLAQALIDGKVKPSDIADAVPVIRLNPPKGGYEAIRKSYRSGGSSGYRGSDINRLIRKMIVSGVDLNGKREN; this is encoded by the coding sequence ATGTTAGCGGCCATAAGGATTAGAGGCAGAACTGGAATAAAGCAGGATATTGCCGATACTGCGCATCTGATGCGGCTTAACCGGATAAATCACCTTGTCCTGCTGAATGAGGATGAGGTGGTCAAGGGTATGCTTCAGAAGGTCAAGGATTACGTTACATGGGGCGAGATAGACGTTGATACGCTAGAGATTCTGCTGAAGAACAGACTTCTCTTTAAAGGGCGCAGACATCTCACGGAAGAGGAACTTAAAGAGAAGACTGGATTTGCATCCTACAGGGATCTGGCACAGGCGCTCATAGATGGGAAGGTAAAGCCATCCGATATAGCGGATGCTGTCCCTGTCATCAGATTGAATCCACCAAAGGGTGGATATGAGGCCATAAGGAAGTCATACAGAAGTGGTGGGTCTTCTGGATACAGGGGATCCGATATCAACAGGTTGATCAGAAAGATGATAGTATCAGGGGTGGATCTGAATGGTAAGAGAGAGAACTAA
- a CDS encoding DUF106 domain-containing protein, which yields MTEQYPKEQQEAMKKMMTFQMIYMVVMLGSLFLVITPSSRDAVGKLLNFALIPSIGFGYRYPVLTIILTGVIIGIILSIPRYFFTDWVKMGKMQNTMKAFNDAIREAYRERDMKKINKLNSMRMQMSMDQYQLSMNTMKPLMVISVVTILFYAWLFVFVGNLPYNYVAFPWDFNINITTAHFWIMPYWIFMYFLTELVVSYFVTMVMKYVDFSFKLRKLSRMAPSKTVD from the coding sequence TTGACTGAACAGTATCCTAAGGAACAGCAGGAAGCGATGAAGAAGATGATGACCTTCCAGATGATTTACATGGTCGTCATGCTCGGCTCGCTGTTTCTGGTTATAACGCCTTCATCCAGGGATGCTGTCGGAAAACTGTTAAATTTTGCACTCATCCCCTCAATCGGCTTCGGTTACAGATATCCAGTTCTTACGATCATACTCACCGGCGTGATAATAGGTATAATTCTATCCATACCCAGGTATTTCTTCACTGACTGGGTTAAGATGGGCAAGATGCAGAACACTATGAAGGCATTCAACGATGCCATAAGGGAGGCTTACAGAGAGCGTGATATGAAGAAGATAAACAAGCTGAACAGCATGAGGATGCAGATGTCCATGGATCAGTATCAGCTCTCAATGAACACCATGAAGCCCCTCATGGTCATCAGTGTTGTGACGATCCTGTTCTATGCCTGGCTTTTCGTTTTTGTAGGAAACCTTCCCTACAACTACGTTGCCTTTCCCTGGGACTTCAACATAAACATAACTACAGCGCATTTCTGGATAATGCCATACTGGATATTCATGTATTTCCTGACCGAGCTTGTCGTTTCATACTTTGTGACCATGGTCATGAAGTATGTGGACTTCAGCTTCAAGCTCAGAAAGTTAAGCAGAATGGCCCCATCAAAAACGGTAGATTGA
- a CDS encoding 50S ribosomal protein L6 gives MINWKEARSIDIPEGFTATVSGTNITMSYGGKTISKDFANNYVRIAKEGNAIKIYSSKDNSMVRGIVGTWASEIKNMIKGLKDGFQYEMKIDYSHFPMRVSVKGKTVVIENFFGERSPRTAEIVGDTTVTVKGDRVYISGVSKKDVGETAANIERSTIIKGFDPRVFQDGIYLISKGE, from the coding sequence ATGATAAACTGGAAGGAAGCTAGATCCATAGATATCCCAGAAGGCTTTACGGCAACTGTTTCTGGGACAAACATCACGATGTCTTATGGTGGTAAAACCATTTCGAAAGACTTTGCAAACAATTACGTCAGAATAGCAAAGGAAGGAAATGCCATAAAGATATATTCAAGCAAGGATAATTCAATGGTAAGAGGAATAGTAGGAACATGGGCTTCTGAGATCAAAAACATGATAAAGGGGTTGAAGGATGGCTTCCAGTATGAGATGAAGATCGATTACAGCCATTTCCCTATGAGAGTCTCCGTTAAAGGAAAGACAGTGGTCATAGAAAACTTCTTCGGAGAACGATCTCCGAGAACTGCTGAGATAGTCGGCGACACAACGGTCACGGTCAAAGGAGATCGCGTCTACATTTCAGGAGTATCAAAGAAGGATGTCGGTGAGACAGCAGCAAATATAGAAAGATCAACCATAATCAAGGGTTTTGACCCAAGGGTTTTTCAGGATGGTATATACCTCATTTCCAAGGGTGAATGA
- the secY gene encoding preprotein translocase subunit SecY, protein MTEAQRNNSVVFPLIVVYAIIMVAFWYFGHLGYIKLAIAGFIIAPLFYITYLVASYTGPKKSKLYGLEDLTAKLPAVKKAKGHVEFKYKMAWTALIVVLYFALSNIYIYGLNTAQTIDVFASFREIFAGASGSLMDLGIGPIVTASIVMQLFVGAKIFNLDLQNAEDKAIYQGVQKLLVIIMIFVEAIPQAFGYLVPDTKVVNSINAVFPGYGEFLAQTIIILQLFFGSYLVFLMDEVVSKYGIGSGISLFIAADVSEQLFIGAFNWQALNNALTYSLTNPPAGAFPKMFYIIMHSSSSYLLTNGVVQILFSPPNPMIAVLGTLLIFFLVAYFQSSKIELPISHERVRGARGRYPLQLLYASNIPVILATALLANVSMWTLLFWSSPVLSKVPILGHNPLLGSYPTTAQATALNISATTPTGGLAYYLFSPNGLSDWLFPILQPSGYQNILLGHTPLQEAIHIIVFTAFMVGFSVLFAIFWIETTNMGASSVAKQIQASGMQIPGFRRDPRVMERVLKKYIPAITIFSGAVVGLLAAGANLIGTVGDTSGTGLLLAVGIIIQFYEAMGREQLMEMHPVIRQFFVGG, encoded by the coding sequence ATGACGGAAGCTCAGCGTAATAACTCAGTTGTTTTCCCCCTCATAGTCGTATATGCGATCATAATGGTCGCATTCTGGTACTTCGGTCATCTGGGGTACATCAAGCTTGCAATAGCTGGATTTATAATAGCACCACTCTTCTATATAACGTATCTGGTTGCAAGCTATACCGGCCCAAAGAAGAGCAAGTTATATGGGCTGGAAGACCTCACCGCAAAGCTACCTGCGGTCAAGAAGGCCAAGGGCCATGTAGAGTTCAAATATAAGATGGCATGGACAGCGCTCATAGTTGTCCTATACTTTGCGTTGAGCAATATATACATATACGGTTTGAACACAGCACAGACTATAGACGTCTTTGCATCATTCAGAGAGATATTTGCCGGAGCTTCTGGTTCTCTGATGGATCTAGGTATTGGCCCGATAGTTACCGCAAGCATAGTGATGCAGCTTTTCGTGGGAGCTAAGATATTCAATCTTGATCTTCAGAATGCCGAGGATAAGGCCATATATCAGGGCGTACAGAAACTCCTTGTAATAATAATGATCTTCGTAGAGGCCATCCCGCAGGCATTTGGTTATCTGGTTCCTGACACAAAGGTAGTGAACTCAATAAACGCCGTGTTCCCGGGATATGGTGAGTTTCTTGCTCAGACCATAATCATACTTCAGCTCTTCTTCGGTTCATACCTTGTATTCCTCATGGATGAGGTCGTTTCCAAATACGGGATAGGATCTGGTATATCGCTCTTCATAGCCGCTGACGTTTCAGAGCAGCTATTCATCGGCGCGTTCAACTGGCAGGCACTTAACAACGCTCTTACATACTCTCTCACCAATCCACCAGCCGGTGCTTTTCCAAAGATGTTCTACATAATAATGCATTCATCCTCATCTTATCTGCTTACAAACGGCGTAGTGCAGATCCTGTTCTCACCTCCGAACCCAATGATAGCTGTTCTGGGCACGCTGCTGATATTCTTCCTAGTGGCCTATTTCCAGAGCAGCAAGATCGAACTTCCGATATCGCATGAGAGGGTCAGGGGAGCAAGAGGAAGATACCCACTTCAGCTTCTCTATGCGTCGAATATACCGGTGATACTTGCTACAGCACTCCTGGCCAACGTATCAATGTGGACCCTGCTGTTCTGGAGCAGCCCGGTACTGAGCAAGGTGCCAATACTTGGTCACAATCCGTTGCTAGGTTCCTATCCTACAACTGCGCAGGCCACTGCGCTGAATATATCGGCAACAACCCCAACGGGTGGGCTTGCATACTATCTCTTCTCGCCTAACGGCCTATCCGACTGGCTGTTTCCAATTCTTCAGCCGTCAGGATATCAGAATATTCTGCTTGGGCACACCCCTCTGCAGGAGGCAATACACATAATAGTGTTCACAGCCTTCATGGTTGGCTTCAGCGTATTGTTTGCCATATTCTGGATCGAAACAACCAATATGGGCGCCTCTTCGGTAGCGAAGCAGATACAGGCCAGCGGTATGCAGATACCTGGGTTCAGAAGGGATCCAAGGGTTATGGAGCGTGTCCTCAAAAAATACATACCCGCTATAACCATATTCAGCGGTGCGGTGGTTGGACTGCTGGCAGCTGGAGCTAACTTGATAGGTACTGTGGGCGACACGAGCGGTACGGGCTTGCTTCTGGCAGTTGGTATAATCATACAGTTCTATGAGGCTATGGGCAGGGAGCAACTCATGGAGATGCATCCTGTGATAAGGCAGTTCTTCGTTGGTGGTTAA
- a CDS encoding 50S ribosomal protein L18 codes for MVFKRKEAGITDYSKRLKLLKSRERRFIVRITGKGVIAQLAEYSDVGDRILFTVTDKSLAKYGVDLRGNNIQVCYLVGYIAGIEAEKNGVETAVLDTGRRKFRKGGRISACLKGFIDAGVEVPHGEDVFPDKKRIDGKHLKSPLKMSEVVKNFKKMEEKA; via the coding sequence ATGGTGTTCAAGAGAAAAGAGGCAGGAATTACAGATTATTCGAAGAGGCTCAAGTTACTCAAATCAAGGGAGAGGAGGTTCATAGTTCGAATAACCGGAAAGGGTGTCATAGCCCAGCTTGCAGAGTATTCTGATGTTGGAGACAGAATACTGTTCACAGTTACAGACAAATCGCTGGCCAAGTACGGTGTCGATCTCAGGGGAAACAATATTCAGGTATGCTACCTGGTCGGTTACATAGCTGGTATTGAAGCTGAGAAGAACGGCGTTGAGACAGCTGTACTGGACACCGGCAGAAGAAAATTCAGAAAAGGTGGAAGGATCTCCGCCTGTCTGAAAGGCTTCATAGACGCAGGCGTAGAGGTTCCGCATGGAGAGGACGTTTTTCCAGACAAGAAGAGGATCGATGGAAAGCACCTCAAGTCTCCGTTGAAGATGTCAGAAGTTGTTAAGAACTTCAAGAAAATGGAGGAAAAAGCATGA
- a CDS encoding NOP5/NOP56 family protein — protein MASIRNALDEMINKYYEKCLPFSIPYRINTSGDPCQFFRNGSSIDDISTIFRKGSDLCDFRSQIDDSIRLRIREIMPNTTDLVGPKLAMDLLERSRGLRRLAFMPSSSIQMLGAEKALFQALGHGRKNPKYGVIFKFPGLSAINPKARGKIARIIANKVAIAARSDLLGTRIDTKSIREKIEDEIKKAKK, from the coding sequence GTGGCTTCTATAAGAAACGCTCTGGACGAGATGATAAATAAATATTATGAGAAGTGTCTTCCATTCTCGATACCATACCGGATAAACACATCTGGAGATCCCTGCCAGTTCTTCAGGAACGGATCATCGATCGATGATATATCCACCATATTCAGGAAGGGATCGGATCTCTGCGATTTCAGATCCCAGATCGATGACAGCATCAGGTTGAGAATAAGGGAGATCATGCCTAATACGACGGATCTTGTGGGTCCCAAGTTGGCGATGGATCTTCTTGAGAGATCACGCGGTCTGAGGCGTCTTGCCTTTATGCCGAGCAGTTCCATACAGATGCTTGGAGCAGAGAAGGCACTGTTTCAAGCCCTCGGCCATGGGAGGAAGAATCCAAAGTATGGTGTTATATTCAAATTTCCAGGCCTGTCTGCCATAAATCCTAAGGCGAGGGGAAAGATAGCAAGGATCATAGCCAATAAGGTTGCTATAGCTGCTAGATCGGATCTGCTTGGAACACGGATAGACACAAAATCGATACGCGAGAAGATCGAGGATGAGATAAAAAAGGCGAAGAAATGA
- a CDS encoding uL15m family ribosomal protein — protein MVRERTKKLRGGHYGRGFKAGRGKGKKGGSGNAGMGKHKWIWMVKYDPLHFGGKGFTSHHISQVEVPINLGDIEYMYESLKRDGFVREENGEVIVDLKSAGYDKLLGNGNFTVKSTIIIDKATEKAISKLSAIGSKIENDGSSA, from the coding sequence ATGGTAAGAGAGAGAACTAAGAAGCTCCGTGGCGGCCATTACGGACGCGGATTCAAGGCAGGTCGTGGAAAGGGAAAGAAGGGAGGAAGCGGAAACGCAGGTATGGGAAAGCATAAATGGATATGGATGGTGAAATACGATCCACTTCACTTTGGAGGAAAGGGTTTCACTAGCCATCACATATCTCAGGTAGAGGTACCAATCAACCTTGGTGACATAGAATACATGTACGAGAGTCTTAAGAGAGACGGTTTCGTCAGGGAAGAAAATGGCGAAGTGATAGTCGATCTTAAGTCCGCAGGTTACGATAAATTGCTTGGTAACGGCAATTTCACGGTCAAGTCAACGATCATCATTGACAAGGCAACCGAAAAAGCAATAAGTAAGCTTTCAGCTATAGGTTCGAAGATCGAAAATGACGGAAGCTCAGCGTAA
- a CDS encoding RNA-guided pseudouridylation complex pseudouridine synthase subunit Cbf5, whose amino-acid sequence MSLDFSKINGFIVIDKPQGPTSHQVDYWVRDLMGIEKVAHIGTLDPNVTGVLTMAIGKAVRLVDVVHESPKEYVGVMRFYEDITEDEVKYYFRKFTGKIYQLPPVRSAVARNLRVKTIYSLDLLEKKEKIVLFHVKCESGTYIRTLCTDIGYVSGKGGQMVDLRRISTGPFTEDKCITLQDLSAMVDLARNGEDAALRDHILDMTYAFRDHPKIVVKRSAMKNIAHGSDLYAGGIKIINGKFRKGDRVAVISEDNDLVGTGIAMCSSDNIFMKVVDFDHIFLEADDGKNNVVRQREEAVQRSGSGLHKDIQRTERGKNTRTERDRGEARSEKAADRVWKGKDKGRVHPRPGTDKGGFYKKRSGRDDK is encoded by the coding sequence ATGTCTTTGGACTTTTCCAAGATCAATGGTTTCATAGTTATCGATAAGCCACAGGGGCCAACCAGTCATCAGGTTGATTACTGGGTTAGGGATCTGATGGGAATAGAGAAGGTTGCCCATATAGGAACGCTGGATCCAAATGTCACCGGTGTACTGACCATGGCCATAGGAAAAGCAGTACGGCTTGTGGATGTGGTGCATGAAAGCCCAAAGGAGTATGTGGGCGTGATGCGTTTCTATGAGGACATAACCGAAGATGAGGTAAAATACTATTTCAGAAAATTTACTGGTAAGATATACCAGCTTCCACCCGTCCGAAGCGCGGTTGCGAGAAATCTGAGGGTGAAGACGATATACTCCCTTGATCTGCTTGAAAAGAAGGAGAAGATAGTACTCTTTCACGTCAAATGCGAGTCTGGGACCTATATACGTACTCTGTGCACCGACATAGGGTATGTTTCGGGCAAAGGAGGACAGATGGTCGATCTGCGCAGAATATCCACAGGACCTTTCACAGAGGACAAATGCATAACCCTGCAGGATCTATCGGCCATGGTCGATCTTGCCAGGAACGGCGAAGACGCGGCCCTACGCGATCATATTCTGGATATGACCTATGCCTTCAGGGATCATCCCAAGATAGTGGTCAAGAGGAGCGCGATGAAGAATATAGCGCATGGTTCAGATCTGTATGCTGGTGGCATAAAGATAATCAATGGAAAATTCAGAAAGGGAGATCGTGTGGCTGTCATCTCCGAGGACAACGATCTGGTTGGAACCGGCATAGCGATGTGTAGCTCTGACAACATCTTTATGAAAGTAGTGGATTTCGATCATATATTTCTGGAGGCTGACGATGGAAAGAATAATGTGGTACGGCAGCGGGAAGAGGCTGTTCAAAGATCTGGATCAGGATTACATAAGGATATTCAAAGAACTGAGAGAGGGAAAAATACCAGAACTGAACGGGACAGGGGAGAAGCCAGATCTGAGAAGGCTGCTGATAGAGTATGGAAAGGAAAGGATAAGGGAAGAGTTCACCCCAGACCAGGCACTGATAAAGGTGGCTTCTATAAGAAACGCTCTGGACGAGATGATAAATAA